The Euphorbia lathyris chromosome 3, ddEupLath1.1, whole genome shotgun sequence genome contains a region encoding:
- the LOC136223089 gene encoding exocyst complex component EXO70B1, which translates to MEPPENCDCSGVAVVFEDAQKIILRWDSTASEEARERMIFEGDRDEVDRYLKAVDELQKTMSSTSIADDQDKVNSSTIQIAMARLEDEFRNILLNHTTPVELDSLAAAADPGTSVHSSIRSEYEEDDQVADDDIQDPIQRADSTASNSSTSYRSTSSIREIDLIPPEAVADLESIAKRMVSACYLRECVQVYGSVRKSAVDANFKKLGIEKLSIGDIQRLEWDALETKIRRWIRAAKVCIRILFASEKRLCEQIFDGIGTSIDDACFMETVKGPAIQLFNFAEAISISRRSPEKMFKILDLHDALMDLMPDIEVVFESKSAETIRVQAAEILSRLAEAARGILSEFENAVLREPSLVPVPGGTIHPLTRYVMNYISLISDYKQTLIELIMSKPSTGSRYSGDATTPDMEFAELEAKTPLALHLIWIIVILQFNLEGKSKHYKDAALAHLFMMNNVHYIVQKVKGSPELREMIGDDYLRKLTGKFRQAATSYQRATWVRVLYCLRDEGLHVSGSFSSGVSKSALRERFKNFNAMFEDVHRTQATWLIPDNQLREELRISISEKLIPAYRSFLGRFRSHIESGKHPENYMKYSVEDLENAVLDFFEGYPVSQHLRRRSQ; encoded by the coding sequence ATGGAACCACCGGAGAACTGCGATTGCAGCGGTGTTGCGGTGGTTTTTGAAGATGCACAGAAGATAATTCTCCGGTGGGACTCAACGGCGTCGGAGGAAGCTAGAGAGAGGATGATCTTTGAAGGCGACAGAGATGAAGTGGATCGGTACTTGAAAGCAGTAGACGAACTTCAGAAGACCATGTCTTCAACCTCCATCGCCGACGATCAAGACAAAGTCAACTCCTCCACCATCCAGATCGCCATGGCTAGGCTCGAAGATGAGTTCCGCAACATACTTCTCAACCACACGACTCCCGTCGAGTTAGACTCACTCGCCGCCGCCGCCGATCCCGGCACATCAGTCCACTCCTCAATCAGAAGCGAATACGAAGAAGACGATCAAGTAGCCGATGATGATATCCAAGATCCAATCCAACGAGCTGATTCAACGGCGAGTAACAGCAGCACGAGTTACCGATCCACCAGCAGTATTCGCGAGATCGATCTTATTCCGCCGGAAGCAGTAGCAGACCTCGAATCAATCGCGAAACGGATGGTCTCCGCCTGTTACTTACGCGAATGTGTTCAGGTGTACGGAAGTGTACGGAAATCCGCCGTTGATGCGAATTTCAAAAAATTAGGGATTGAGAAATTGAGCATTGGAGATATCCAGAGACTTGAATGGGATGCTTTGGAGACGAAGATTAGGCGATGGATTAGAGCAGCTAAGGTCTGCATAAGAATCTTATTCGCTAGCGAGAAGAGACTCTGCGAGCAGATATTTGATGGAATTGGTACTTCCATTGATGATGCTTGTTTCATGGAAACCGTAAAAGGCCCTGCGATTCAGCTTTTCAATTTCGCTGAAGCCATAAGTATAAGCAGAAGATCTCCAGAGAAAATGTTCAAAATTCTGGACTTACATGATGCTTTAATGGACTTAATGCCTGATATTGAGGTTGTTTTCGAATCGAAATCAGCTGAAACGATTCGAGTTCAAGCTGCAGAGATTCTATCAAGATTAGCTGAAGCTGCAAGGGGGATTTTATCAGAGTTTGAGAATGCTGTTCTTCGTGAACCTTCATTAGTTCCGGTCCCCGGAGGAACAATTCATCCATTGACAAGGTATGTGATGAACTACATTAGCTTAATTTCAGATTACAAGCAGACATTGATTGAGCTTATTATGTCAAAACCCTCAACCGGATCGAGATATTCCGGTGATGCAACAACTCCAGATATGGAGTTTGCTGAATTAGAAGCTAAAACACCATTAGCACTTCATTTGATATGGATTATTGTGATTTTACAATTCAATTTAGAAGGAAAGTCTAAGCATTACAAAGATGCAGCTTTAGCTCATCTGTTTATGATGAACAATGTTCATTACATAGTCCAAAAGGTTAAAGGCTCACCTGAATTGAGGGAAATGATTGGGGATGATTACTTGAGGAAACTAACCGGGAAGTTCAGACAGGCCGCGACTAGTTACCAACGAGCAACATGGGTTCGGGTTCTGTATTGCTTACGCGATGAGGGATTACATGTGAGTGGTAGTTTCTCATCCGGGGTATCCAAGAGTGCTTTGAGAGAGAGGTTTAAGAACTTCAATGCTATGTTTGAAGATGTTCATAGGACTCAAGCTACATGGTTAATACCGGATAATCAACTCCGCGAGGAGCTACGAATCTCCATATCGGAGAAGCTGATCCCAGCTTACCGGTCATTTCTTGGGAGGTTCAGGAGTCATATAGAGAGTGGAAAGCATCCGGAGAACTATATGAAGTACTCGGTCGAGGATTTGGAGAACGCGGTGTTGGATTTCTTCGAAGGGTATCCAGTTTCTCAGCATTTGAGGAGGAGATCACAGTGA